The Gammaproteobacteria bacterium genome window below encodes:
- a CDS encoding type IV secretion system protein produces the protein DVVLDTVVGGAAPDVHTLGLQLWGGLAAVMVAWTGLKIAFSGTFQPWEIVKLVIGIAIPRTLLHYYVVPIPGVGLTFPAMVAGGGIWLQNLFLSDVVSAGYTEMTALVQAYSAHLGAAWSTGNLLSVVTAGATVIFSSLVTLVMGASLVVCLLALFCVTYAQVIWAQVAIAIAILLGPVFIAFLLFEPLSFLFWGWFRTMMVYTLYGVVAGAVLRVFMGVGMGYITTYADALMGTGTADPFELWLWAVVLMPLVVSGLMAGLKVGELASMLVSGSGSAGSGFVALVMQGASKAAVPVKPV, from the coding sequence TCGACGTGGTGCTCGACACCGTCGTCGGCGGGGCCGCGCCCGACGTTCACACGCTTGGGCTCCAGCTCTGGGGCGGGCTCGCCGCCGTGATGGTCGCGTGGACCGGACTCAAGATCGCGTTCAGCGGCACGTTCCAGCCCTGGGAGATCGTCAAGCTCGTGATCGGGATCGCGATCCCCCGCACCCTGCTTCACTACTACGTCGTCCCGATCCCCGGCGTCGGGCTCACGTTCCCGGCCATGGTCGCCGGAGGCGGGATCTGGCTCCAGAACCTGTTCCTGTCCGACGTGGTGTCGGCCGGCTACACCGAGATGACCGCGCTCGTGCAGGCGTACTCCGCGCACCTGGGCGCGGCGTGGTCCACGGGCAACCTGCTCTCGGTCGTGACGGCGGGCGCGACCGTGATCTTCTCCTCGCTGGTCACGCTCGTGATGGGCGCTTCGCTCGTGGTTTGCCTGCTGGCGCTGTTCTGCGTGACCTACGCGCAGGTGATCTGGGCGCAGGTCGCCATCGCCATCGCGATCCTGCTCGGTCCGGTGTTCATCGCGTTCCTGCTCTTCGAGCCGCTCTCGTTCCTGTTCTGGGGATGGTTCCGGACCATGATGGTCTACACGCTCTACGGCGTCGTGGCCGGGGCCGTGCTGCGCGTCTTCATGGGCGTCGGCATGGGCTACATCACGACCTACGCCGATGCCCTGATGGGCACCGGCACGGCGGACCCGTTCGAGCTCTGGCTCTGGGCCGTCGTCCTCATGCCGCTCGTCGTCTCCGGCCTCATGGCCGGGCTCAAGGTCGGCGAGCTCGCCTCAATGCTCGTCTCCGGTTCCGGCTCCGCCGGGTCCGGGTTCGTCGCCCTCGTCATGCAGGGAGCGAGCAAAGCCGCCGTCCCTGTCAAGCCCGTCTGA